The following proteins are co-located in the Microbacterium immunditiarum genome:
- a CDS encoding acetyl-CoA C-acetyltransferase: protein MNNDDIVIVAAARTPQGRLKGQLAPLTAVQLGSAAIRGALEKGGIPAGEVDAVIVGQVLPAGSGQNPARQAAVGAGLGWDVHASSVNKVCLSGLTAVIDGARMLAAGDARVVVAAGMESMTRAPHLLMGSRDGWTYGSVEVLDHMAYDGLTDAYDRESMGASTERRNPEHKVTREDQDSVAARSHRRAAAAWDSGVFADEIVEIEIPQRKGDPIRVTRDEGIRPETTVETLARLRPAFAEGGTITAGNSSQISDGASAIVLTTRAHAAEKGWALLAVVGASGQVAGPDNSLQAQPANAIEKACAKQGITPADLDFVEINEAFGSVVVASQRRLGLSDDIVNIHGGGIAIGHPIGASGNRLVVHTVHELVRRGGGTAAVALCGGGGQGDALIITR from the coding sequence ATGAACAACGACGACATCGTCATCGTCGCCGCCGCCCGCACGCCGCAGGGACGGCTCAAGGGCCAGCTCGCGCCGCTGACCGCGGTGCAGCTCGGCAGCGCCGCGATCCGCGGAGCGCTCGAGAAGGGCGGCATCCCCGCCGGCGAGGTCGACGCGGTCATCGTCGGCCAGGTGCTGCCGGCCGGCTCGGGACAGAATCCCGCGCGCCAGGCCGCGGTCGGCGCGGGCCTCGGATGGGACGTGCACGCGTCCTCGGTCAACAAGGTGTGCCTGTCGGGGCTCACCGCCGTCATCGACGGGGCCCGTATGCTCGCCGCCGGCGACGCGAGGGTCGTCGTGGCCGCCGGCATGGAGTCGATGACGCGCGCACCGCACCTGCTCATGGGCTCGCGGGACGGCTGGACGTACGGCTCGGTCGAAGTCCTCGACCACATGGCGTACGACGGGCTCACCGACGCGTATGACCGCGAGAGCATGGGCGCCTCGACCGAGCGGCGCAACCCCGAGCACAAGGTCACGCGCGAGGACCAGGACTCCGTCGCGGCCCGGTCGCACCGGCGCGCTGCCGCTGCGTGGGACTCGGGCGTCTTCGCCGACGAGATCGTCGAGATCGAGATCCCGCAGCGCAAGGGCGACCCCATCCGCGTGACGCGCGACGAAGGCATCCGCCCCGAGACGACCGTCGAGACCCTCGCCCGCCTGCGCCCCGCCTTCGCGGAGGGCGGCACGATCACGGCGGGCAACTCGTCCCAGATCTCCGACGGCGCGTCGGCGATCGTGCTGACGACGCGCGCCCACGCCGCCGAGAAGGGGTGGGCCCTCCTCGCGGTCGTCGGCGCGTCGGGGCAGGTCGCCGGGCCCGACAACTCGCTGCAGGCGCAGCCCGCCAACGCGATCGAGAAGGCCTGCGCGAAGCAGGGCATCACGCCGGCCGACCTCGACTTCGTCGAGATCAATGAGGCGTTCGGATCGGTCGTGGTCGCGTCGCAGCGCCGGCTCGGCCTGTCGGACGACATCGTGAACATCCACGGCGGCGGCATCGCGATCGGCCATCCGATCGGCGCATCCGGGAACCGGCTCGTCGTCCACACCGTGCACGAGCTCGTGCGCCGCGGAGGAGGCACAGCCGCGGTCGCGCTGTGCGGCGGCGGCGGGCAGGGCGACGCGCTCATCATCACGCGCTGA
- a CDS encoding trehalose-6-phosphate synthase gives MSGAEFVVVANRLPVDWSPDSAESGDGEGSWRRSPGGLVTALEPVMRRTDGAWVGWPGRPGLEVDPFEFDGVNLVPVALSVEDVELYYEGFSNETIWPLYHDVIAVPRYRRVWWDSYVRVNRRFADAAADVAAEGGTVWVQDYQLQLVPQMIRESRPDLTIGYFHHIPFPAYGLYSQLPWRRQVLEGLLGADVVGFQRVADAGNFARAIRRLLHYETRSSRITVPEADGSTRSALARAYPISIDTESYIELAKRPDVQARAAEIRESLGNPSKILLGVDRLDYTKGIRHRMKAYGELLEDGRLDVEHTTLVQVASPSRERVDAYVQLRDEIELTVGRINGDHDTMDHTAIRYLHQAYPREEMVALFLAADVMLVTALRDGMNLVAKEYVASRIDNRGVLVLSEFTGASDELGSALRVNPHDIEALKDTIMRAVVMPPAEQGRRMRALRRKVIENDVERWSRSFLDALEVARAEKGRRPRRATA, from the coding sequence GTGTCCGGAGCCGAGTTCGTCGTCGTCGCCAACCGTCTGCCTGTCGATTGGTCGCCCGACTCGGCGGAATCGGGCGACGGCGAGGGCTCCTGGCGGCGCTCGCCCGGCGGTCTCGTGACGGCACTCGAACCGGTCATGCGCCGCACCGACGGAGCGTGGGTCGGCTGGCCGGGGCGGCCTGGTCTCGAGGTCGACCCGTTCGAATTCGACGGCGTGAATCTCGTGCCCGTCGCGCTCAGCGTCGAAGACGTCGAGCTCTACTACGAGGGCTTCTCGAACGAGACGATCTGGCCGCTGTACCACGACGTGATCGCCGTGCCGCGCTACCGCCGCGTCTGGTGGGACTCCTACGTGCGGGTGAATCGCCGATTCGCGGATGCCGCCGCCGACGTCGCCGCCGAAGGCGGCACGGTGTGGGTGCAGGACTACCAGCTGCAGCTCGTGCCGCAGATGATCCGCGAGTCGCGTCCGGACCTCACGATCGGCTACTTCCATCACATCCCGTTCCCGGCATATGGCCTGTACTCGCAGCTGCCGTGGCGGCGTCAAGTGCTCGAGGGACTGCTCGGAGCGGATGTCGTCGGATTCCAGCGCGTCGCCGACGCCGGCAACTTCGCGCGCGCGATCCGTCGCCTGCTGCACTATGAGACGCGGTCTTCGCGCATCACGGTGCCCGAGGCCGACGGCAGTACGCGGTCGGCGCTCGCCCGTGCGTATCCGATCTCGATCGACACCGAGTCGTACATCGAGCTCGCGAAGCGTCCCGACGTGCAGGCGCGCGCCGCCGAGATCCGCGAGAGTCTCGGCAACCCGTCGAAGATCCTCCTCGGAGTGGACCGGCTGGACTACACCAAGGGCATCCGCCACAGGATGAAGGCGTACGGCGAGCTGCTCGAAGACGGCCGGCTCGACGTCGAGCACACCACCCTCGTGCAGGTCGCGAGCCCGAGTCGCGAACGCGTCGATGCGTACGTGCAGCTGCGCGACGAGATCGAGCTCACCGTGGGGCGCATCAACGGCGACCACGACACGATGGACCATACCGCGATCCGGTATCTGCATCAGGCGTACCCGCGCGAGGAGATGGTCGCGCTCTTCCTCGCCGCCGACGTCATGCTCGTGACCGCGCTGCGGGACGGCATGAACCTCGTCGCGAAGGAGTACGTCGCGTCGCGCATCGACAACCGGGGCGTCCTCGTGCTGAGCGAGTTCACCGGCGCGTCCGACGAGCTCGGATCGGCCCTGCGGGTCAACCCGCACGACATCGAGGCGCTCAAGGACACGATCATGCGCGCCGTCGTGATGCCGCCGGCCGAGCAGGGGCGCCGCATGCGGGCGCTGCGTCGCAAGGTCATCGAGAACGATGTCGAGCGCTGGTCGAGGTCGTTCCTCGACGCGCTCGAGGTCGCCCGCGCCGAGAAGGGCCGACGACCGAGGAGGGCCACAGCGTGA
- the ilvD gene encoding dihydroxy-acid dehydratase, whose protein sequence is MPQSGEAIDIKPRSRVVTDGIEATTSRGMLRGVGMGDEDWDKPQIGIASSWNEITPCNLSLDRLAQGAKEGVHAGGGYPLQFGTISVSDGISMGHEGMHFSLVSREVIADSVETVVMAERLDGTVLLAGCDKSIPGMLMASARLDLSSVFLYAGSIAPGWVKLSDGTEKEITIIDSFEGVGACVAGRMSEADLKRIECAFAPGEGACGGMYTANTMASVAEALGLSLPGSAAPPSADRRRDAFAHRSGEAVVNLLRLGITTRDILTKEAFENAIALAMALGGSTNVVLHLLAIAREADVELSLHDFNRIGDKVPHVADMKPFGQYVMNDVDRHGGIPVVMKAMLDEGLLHGDALTVTGKTLAENLRDLDPDPVDGKVIHRFDDPIHATGGITILHGSLAPEGAVVKTAGFDAAVFEGPARVFERERAAMDALEAGEIDAGDVVVIRYEGPKGGPGMREMLAITAAIKGAGLGKDVLLLTDGRFSGGTTGLCIGHIAPEAVDAGPIAFVRDGDLIRVDIAARSLDLLVDEAELSSRRSGWEPLPPRYTRGVLAKYSRLVRSAAEGAVTG, encoded by the coding sequence ATGCCACAGTCCGGAGAAGCGATCGACATCAAGCCGCGCAGTCGCGTGGTGACCGACGGCATCGAAGCCACGACTTCTCGCGGAATGCTCCGCGGCGTCGGGATGGGCGACGAGGATTGGGACAAGCCGCAGATCGGCATCGCGTCGAGTTGGAACGAGATCACGCCGTGCAACCTGAGCCTCGACCGGCTCGCGCAGGGTGCCAAGGAGGGCGTGCACGCCGGCGGCGGCTACCCGCTGCAGTTCGGCACGATCTCGGTCTCGGACGGCATCTCGATGGGTCACGAGGGCATGCACTTCTCGCTCGTGTCGCGCGAAGTCATCGCGGACTCGGTCGAGACCGTCGTCATGGCCGAGCGCCTTGACGGCACCGTGCTGCTCGCCGGGTGCGACAAGTCCATCCCGGGCATGCTCATGGCATCGGCGCGCCTCGATCTGTCGAGCGTGTTCCTCTACGCCGGATCGATCGCGCCCGGCTGGGTGAAGCTCTCCGACGGCACCGAGAAGGAGATCACGATCATCGACTCCTTCGAGGGAGTCGGGGCGTGCGTCGCCGGCCGCATGAGCGAGGCAGACCTCAAGCGCATCGAGTGCGCGTTCGCACCCGGTGAGGGTGCGTGCGGCGGCATGTACACCGCCAACACCATGGCGTCGGTCGCCGAGGCGCTGGGGCTCTCGCTCCCCGGCTCGGCCGCGCCGCCGTCGGCCGACCGCCGCCGCGACGCGTTCGCGCATCGCTCGGGCGAAGCCGTCGTCAACCTGCTGCGGCTCGGCATCACGACGCGCGACATCCTCACGAAGGAGGCGTTCGAGAACGCGATCGCCCTTGCGATGGCGCTCGGGGGATCGACCAACGTCGTGCTCCACCTCCTGGCGATCGCGCGCGAGGCGGACGTCGAGCTGAGCCTCCACGACTTCAACCGCATCGGCGACAAGGTTCCGCACGTGGCGGACATGAAGCCGTTCGGCCAGTACGTCATGAACGACGTCGACCGCCACGGCGGCATCCCGGTCGTCATGAAGGCCATGCTCGACGAGGGCCTCCTGCACGGCGACGCGCTCACCGTGACGGGCAAGACGCTCGCCGAGAACCTGCGCGACCTCGACCCCGACCCGGTCGACGGAAAGGTCATCCACCGGTTCGACGACCCGATCCACGCGACGGGCGGCATCACAATCCTGCACGGGTCGCTCGCGCCCGAAGGCGCGGTCGTCAAGACCGCCGGCTTCGACGCCGCCGTGTTCGAAGGACCCGCGCGAGTGTTCGAGCGGGAGCGCGCCGCGATGGACGCGCTCGAGGCCGGCGAGATCGACGCGGGCGACGTCGTGGTGATCCGCTACGAGGGCCCGAAGGGCGGCCCCGGCATGCGGGAGATGCTCGCGATCACGGCGGCCATCAAGGGCGCTGGGCTCGGAAAAGATGTACTACTCTTGACGGACGGACGATTCTCAGGCGGCACAACCGGCCTGTGCATCGGCCACATAGCACCCGAAGCGGTGGACGCTGGTCCCATCGCCTTCGTGCGCGATGGTGATCTGATACGGGTCGATATCGCGGCTCGCTCTCTCGACCTACTCGTCGACGAGGCCGAGCTGAGTTCCCGCCGCTCTGGCTGGGAGCCCCTTCCTCCGCGCTATACCCGTGGCGTCCTTGCCAAGTACTCCAGACTCGTGCGCTCCGCCGCTGAAGGCGCCGTGACGGGGTGA
- the otsB gene encoding trehalose-phosphatase, protein MNIPDDAEETLHAELRRIAASDHLLVALDFDGTLAPLQDVPLDARMLPEAAAAVEALTTEPGVTVAFVSGRSLVDLRHIAEHRDDSPIYLAASHGAEYWLPGEGPREPVEDEGDVALRDELRAHAESLVSKYEGVWIEPKTFGFAVHTRLTDAATAARADAEVDDLVAAEAPSWRRRTGRNIVEYAFRDEGKDTAVRTLRELTHADAVLYAGDDVTDEDALGSLGPGDLGILVGDRPSAARVRVDSIPKMASALELLAQERRRARI, encoded by the coding sequence GTGAACATCCCCGACGACGCCGAAGAGACGCTGCACGCCGAGCTGCGGCGGATCGCCGCATCCGACCATCTCCTCGTCGCCCTCGACTTCGACGGCACGCTCGCACCGCTCCAGGACGTCCCGCTCGACGCCCGCATGCTGCCCGAGGCGGCGGCGGCCGTCGAGGCGCTCACGACCGAGCCGGGCGTCACGGTCGCCTTCGTGTCGGGGCGCAGCCTCGTCGACCTGCGACACATCGCCGAGCACCGCGACGACTCGCCGATCTACCTCGCCGCGTCGCACGGCGCCGAGTACTGGCTCCCGGGGGAGGGGCCGCGCGAGCCCGTCGAGGACGAGGGCGACGTCGCCCTGCGCGACGAGCTGCGCGCGCACGCCGAGTCGCTCGTGTCGAAGTACGAGGGCGTGTGGATCGAGCCGAAGACGTTCGGCTTCGCCGTGCACACGAGATTGACGGATGCCGCGACCGCCGCGCGCGCCGACGCCGAGGTCGATGACCTCGTGGCCGCCGAGGCGCCGTCGTGGCGGCGCCGCACGGGACGGAACATCGTCGAGTACGCGTTCCGCGACGAGGGGAAGGACACCGCCGTCCGCACGCTCCGCGAGCTCACGCACGCCGACGCGGTACTCTACGCGGGTGACGACGTGACCGACGAGGACGCGCTGGGCAGCCTCGGCCCGGGCGACCTCGGGATCCTCGTCGGCGACCGGCCTTCCGCCGCGCGGGTCCGTGTGGACAGCATCCCGAAGATGGCCTCCGCTTTGGAGCTCCTCGCGCAAGAGAGGCGTCGCGCCCGGATCTAG